Proteins co-encoded in one Pseudomonas fluorescens genomic window:
- the gliR gene encoding AraC family transcriptional regulator GliR: protein MQSLGFTSVPPLLKYLRHAEHLGLAIEPALAAAGLQAQQLSDNSLRLPGETHERLLDYFCEHSGDPLFGLNAANFVLPNSWSVLGYITMNCATLGDAMSRIMPFEKLVGDMGVSRAEVQDSHVHLIWSCRFERPRIRRHLVENVLGSWLQYARWIADTQLSPAAVWLEHSRPADTTLTQYEQFFECPVLFDQPYSALIVPLPYLQLPLRQADAHLLRTLEEHAQSLMATLEDASLEQRVKSILRQLLKEGLPRKEQVAEHLAVSVRTLQRQLHQAGTSYQQILDDLRQELAEHYLLNSTLPIQDIAQYLGFTEPRSFHRTFKSRRGMPPGEFRQTHRVSGGAE from the coding sequence ATGCAATCGCTCGGCTTCACCTCCGTTCCGCCGCTGCTCAAGTACCTGCGCCATGCCGAACACCTGGGCCTGGCCATCGAGCCTGCGTTGGCGGCGGCCGGTTTGCAGGCGCAGCAGTTGAGCGACAACAGCCTGCGCCTGCCGGGTGAAACCCATGAGCGGTTGCTCGATTATTTCTGCGAGCACTCGGGTGATCCGTTGTTCGGTCTCAACGCCGCCAATTTTGTGCTGCCCAACTCCTGGAGCGTGCTCGGTTACATCACCATGAATTGCGCAACACTGGGCGACGCCATGAGCCGCATCATGCCGTTCGAAAAACTGGTGGGCGACATGGGCGTCAGTCGCGCCGAGGTGCAGGACAGCCACGTGCACCTGATCTGGAGCTGCCGCTTCGAACGCCCACGGATTCGCCGGCATCTGGTGGAAAACGTGCTCGGCTCCTGGCTGCAATACGCCCGCTGGATCGCCGACACCCAACTGTCGCCGGCCGCGGTGTGGCTGGAGCACTCACGTCCGGCGGACACGACGCTGACGCAGTACGAGCAGTTTTTCGAATGCCCGGTGCTGTTCGATCAACCGTATTCCGCGCTGATCGTGCCGTTGCCATATCTGCAGTTGCCGCTGCGCCAGGCCGATGCGCATTTGCTGCGCACGCTGGAGGAACACGCCCAGAGTCTGATGGCGACGCTGGAGGATGCGTCGCTGGAGCAGCGGGTCAAAAGCATCCTGCGCCAGTTGCTCAAGGAAGGTCTGCCGCGCAAGGAACAGGTGGCCGAACATCTCGCCGTCTCGGTGCGCACGCTGCAACGCCAGTTGCATCAGGCCGGCACCTCGTATCAGCAGATCCTCGATGACTTGCGCCAGGAGCTGGCCGAGCATTACCTGCTCAACAGCACCTTGCCGATTCAGGATATTGCGCAGTATCTGGGCTTCACCGAACCGCGCTCGTTTCACCGCACGTTCAAGAGCCGGCGCGGGATGCCGCCCGGTGAGTTTCGGCAGACTCACCGGGTCAGTGGTGGTGCCGAATGA
- a CDS encoding FAD-binding oxidoreductase: MRRWNGWGDATTVVELPAQGAGFLHERLGQGRALPDATLEAALARVPVSRLAEHALYSIDAHDRLLHARGQSLPDWLALREGALGHYPDAVAFPETAEHIRQLLALAQAQDLCLIPYGGGTSVAGHINPPDSARPVVTVSLARMNRLLDLDEQSLLATFGPGASGPQVESQLRARGYTLGHFPQSWELSTLGGWVASRSSGQQSLRYGRIEQLFAGGTLETFAGPLQIPTFPASAAGPDLREVVLGCEGRFGIISEVKVRVSALPADERFYGVFLPSWSKALQAIQQLAQARVPLSMLRLSNAVETETQLALAGHPQQIAWLEKYLNLRGAGQGKCLLTFGVTGNRKQNALSLSQARQHLKAFGGVFTGTLLGKKWAQNRFRFPYLRENLWNAGYVVDTLETATDWSNVDNLLNLIENSLRDALAAEGERVHVFTHLSHVYGEGSSIYTTYVFRPAADYPATLARWKTLKHAASQTIVDNHGTISHQHGVGKDHAPYLPGEKGALAMDTLQALSRHFDPAGRLNPGTLLQE; the protein is encoded by the coding sequence ATGCGACGCTGGAACGGCTGGGGAGATGCAACCACGGTGGTCGAACTGCCGGCCCAGGGCGCAGGTTTTCTCCATGAGCGACTGGGGCAGGGGCGAGCGCTGCCCGATGCGACACTCGAAGCGGCGCTGGCCCGCGTGCCGGTCTCGCGGCTGGCAGAGCACGCCTTGTACAGCATCGATGCCCATGATCGCTTGCTGCATGCCCGGGGCCAGAGCCTGCCGGACTGGCTGGCGTTGCGCGAGGGGGCGCTGGGTCACTATCCCGACGCTGTGGCGTTCCCGGAAACCGCCGAGCACATCCGCCAGTTGCTGGCGCTCGCCCAGGCCCAGGATCTGTGCCTGATTCCCTACGGCGGCGGCACGTCGGTGGCCGGACACATCAACCCGCCAGACTCCGCGCGGCCGGTGGTGACGGTGTCGCTGGCGCGGATGAATCGTCTGCTCGACCTCGATGAGCAAAGCTTGCTCGCGACTTTCGGTCCCGGCGCCAGTGGGCCGCAGGTGGAAAGTCAATTGCGCGCCCGTGGCTACACGCTGGGGCATTTCCCGCAGTCGTGGGAGCTGTCGACGCTGGGCGGTTGGGTGGCCAGTCGTTCCAGCGGCCAGCAGTCGTTGCGTTATGGGCGGATTGAGCAACTGTTCGCCGGCGGAACCCTGGAAACCTTCGCCGGGCCGCTGCAGATTCCAACCTTCCCGGCCTCGGCGGCCGGCCCGGATCTGCGCGAAGTGGTGCTGGGTTGCGAGGGGCGTTTCGGGATCATTTCCGAGGTCAAGGTGCGGGTCAGCGCGCTGCCGGCCGATGAGCGTTTTTACGGTGTGTTTCTGCCCAGCTGGAGCAAGGCGCTGCAAGCCATTCAGCAACTGGCCCAGGCGCGGGTGCCGCTGTCGATGCTGCGTCTGTCCAACGCGGTGGAAACTGAAACCCAACTGGCGCTGGCCGGCCATCCGCAACAGATCGCCTGGCTGGAGAAGTACCTGAACCTGCGCGGCGCCGGGCAGGGCAAGTGCCTGCTGACGTTCGGCGTGACCGGCAATCGCAAGCAGAATGCGTTGTCCCTGAGCCAGGCCCGTCAGCATCTGAAGGCGTTCGGCGGTGTGTTCACCGGCACCCTGCTGGGCAAGAAGTGGGCGCAGAACCGCTTTCGTTTTCCGTACCTGCGGGAGAACCTGTGGAACGCCGGTTATGTGGTCGACACTCTCGAAACTGCCACCGACTGGAGCAACGTCGACAACCTGCTCAACCTGATCGAAAACAGCCTGCGCGATGCCTTGGCGGCGGAGGGTGAGCGGGTGCATGTGTTCACCCATCTGTCCCACGTCTACGGCGAAGGATCGAGCATCTACACCACCTACGTGTTTCGTCCGGCGGCGGACTATCCCGCGACGCTCGCTCGCTGGAAGACCCTCAAGCACGCCGCCAGCCAGACCATCGTCGACAACCACGGCACCATCAGCCACCAGCACGGCGTGGGCAAGGATCATGCACCGTACTTGCCGGGCGAAAAAGGCGCGCTGGCGATGGACACCCTGCAGGCGCTGAGCCGGCACTTCGACCCGGCCGGGCGCCTGAACCCCGGCACGCTATTGCAGGAGTGA
- a CDS encoding IS481 family transposase, protein MSWEEVSTVQLRTEFVLLARQEGANVRQLCRRFNISPSTAYKWLSRFEKSGAEGLNNQSRRPKTSPKRCADEVEKQILIVSQEYAAWGARKLKRVLEDKGLAMPSVSTVHAVLQRHSRVDPKAAEIKPFIRFEHEAPNDLWQMDFKGHFSLSQGRCHPLTILDDHSRFSMCIAACANEQRDTVQEHLIRVFRRYGLPLRITMDNGSPWGDQTGVYTALEVWLMGQGIKVGHSRPYHPQTQGKLERFHRSLKSEVLQGRHFTDLNSAQQAFDIWRDVYNQKRPHQALDMQVPATRYSSSPREYQEQQMAPEYADGDVVRKVQVKGEIYWRNREYSIGKAFHGLSIAIRETAEDGIHDVYWSRHRIARIDLNLQIVTAGKRI, encoded by the coding sequence GTGTCTTGGGAAGAGGTGTCTACCGTGCAGCTACGTACAGAATTCGTGCTTTTGGCTCGGCAAGAAGGGGCCAATGTTCGGCAGCTTTGCCGTCGATTCAACATCAGCCCAAGCACTGCCTACAAATGGCTCAGCAGGTTTGAAAAATCAGGGGCCGAGGGGCTGAACAATCAGTCACGACGACCGAAGACGTCCCCCAAACGTTGTGCTGACGAGGTGGAGAAGCAGATTCTGATCGTGAGTCAGGAGTACGCGGCTTGGGGCGCTCGCAAGCTCAAACGCGTGCTGGAAGACAAAGGTTTAGCGATGCCTTCCGTCAGTACTGTGCATGCAGTTTTACAGCGTCATTCGCGCGTTGATCCAAAGGCTGCTGAGATCAAACCGTTTATCCGGTTCGAGCATGAAGCGCCCAACGATCTCTGGCAGATGGACTTCAAGGGCCATTTCAGCCTGAGTCAGGGGCGTTGCCATCCATTGACGATACTGGACGATCACTCGCGGTTTTCGATGTGTATCGCCGCGTGCGCCAATGAGCAGCGCGACACCGTCCAGGAGCATCTAATCCGGGTCTTTCGGCGTTACGGCTTGCCTTTGCGCATAACGATGGACAACGGTTCGCCCTGGGGTGACCAGACTGGGGTTTATACCGCGCTGGAAGTCTGGCTGATGGGGCAGGGCATCAAGGTAGGTCACTCCCGGCCTTATCATCCGCAGACCCAGGGAAAACTGGAGCGTTTCCACCGCAGCCTGAAGAGTGAAGTGCTGCAAGGTCGGCACTTCACGGACCTCAACAGCGCACAACAGGCATTTGATATCTGGCGTGATGTCTACAACCAGAAACGTCCTCATCAAGCGCTGGATATGCAGGTGCCGGCGACTCGCTACAGCAGCAGCCCTCGGGAGTATCAGGAGCAGCAAATGGCGCCGGAATACGCCGACGGAGATGTGGTCAGAAAGGTCCAGGTGAAGGGCGAGATTTACTGGAGGAACCGTGAATACTCAATCGGAAAAGCATTTCACGGGCTGTCGATAGCGATCAGGGAAACAGCGGAGGATGGCATCCACGATGTCTACTGGAGTAGACATCGTATCGCCCGAATCGACTTGAACTTGCAGATTGTTACGGCAGGTAAGAGGATCTAA
- a CDS encoding glyoxalase superfamily protein has protein sequence MSFGKTTPILRIFDEAKAVEFYVDFLGFKIDWQHRFEPGFPLYLQVSRGECVLHLSEHHGDATPGSALRIETDELEAFQQQLLAKNYKFSHPGIQAMPWGSQDMTIADPFGNRLVFTNAISL, from the coding sequence ATGAGCTTCGGCAAAACCACCCCGATCCTGCGGATCTTCGATGAAGCCAAGGCCGTGGAATTCTACGTCGACTTCCTCGGCTTCAAGATCGACTGGCAGCACCGCTTCGAGCCTGGTTTCCCGTTGTACCTGCAAGTCTCGCGCGGTGAGTGTGTGCTGCATTTGTCCGAACACCACGGGGATGCGACACCGGGTTCGGCCCTGCGGATCGAGACAGATGAGCTGGAGGCGTTCCAGCAGCAACTGCTGGCGAAGAACTACAAGTTTTCGCACCCGGGCATCCAGGCCATGCCGTGGGGCAGCCAGGACATGACCATCGCCGATCCGTTCGGCAATCGTCTGGTGTTTACCAACGCGATCAGCCTCTGA